In Reichenbachiella agarivorans, one genomic interval encodes:
- a CDS encoding DUF2461 domain-containing protein has translation MSHLSLQQPFEFLSQLQHNNNREWFNEHKTTYQSAHHIVIAFAEQLHHALSSSDHIETPNGKKSLHRIYRDVRFSKDKTPYSTYFGGGFRRATAALRGGYYYHLEPNHTSIIGGFWNPSTQDLLHIRKQIQQDPDVLRDILNSQSFKTNFGSLEGEQLKTYPRGFDPEDPAIDLLRYKQFLVRHTFANKESLSENFAQIMAEQFKNMRPFLDYMSEILTTDLNGESII, from the coding sequence ATGAGCCATTTGTCACTCCAGCAGCCTTTTGAATTTTTATCCCAACTCCAACACAACAACAACCGAGAGTGGTTCAACGAGCATAAAACGACCTACCAGTCAGCCCACCATATTGTCATAGCTTTCGCCGAGCAGCTCCATCATGCCCTATCTAGTAGTGATCATATTGAAACACCAAACGGCAAAAAAAGCCTGCATCGTATCTATCGAGATGTCCGCTTTTCTAAAGACAAGACACCTTACAGCACATATTTTGGTGGAGGGTTTCGCAGGGCAACTGCCGCACTGAGAGGAGGCTATTATTACCATCTGGAGCCCAATCATACATCTATCATTGGTGGTTTTTGGAATCCCAGCACGCAAGATTTACTTCACATCCGCAAGCAGATCCAGCAAGATCCAGACGTACTCAGGGACATTTTAAATTCCCAATCATTCAAGACAAATTTTGGTAGTTTGGAAGGGGAACAGCTCAAGACTTACCCTCGGGGATTTGATCCAGAGGATCCAGCCATAGACCTGCTCAGATACAAGCAATTTCTGGTTCGGCACACCTTTGCCAACAAAGAATCCTTGAGTGAAAACTTTGCTCAAATCATGGCAGAGCAATTCAAAAACATGAGACCCTTTTTGGATTACATGAGCGAGATACTGACCACAGACCTCAATGGAGAGTCTATAATCTAA
- a CDS encoding MarR family winged helix-turn-helix transcriptional regulator — MEISKEIKTNFLNNKNMAMVNLMYTANWFRDLNKNILKKYNLLPQHYNVLRIVKGKYPDASCPSDIKSVMLDKGPDITRLIDKLVSMGYIERCLNQSNRRSMDIRISDKGTHVLKEMTQLMEAVRDQHFGLSEEEALTLSQLLDKARL; from the coding sequence ATGGAGATAAGCAAAGAAATCAAGACGAATTTTCTGAACAACAAAAATATGGCGATGGTCAATTTGATGTACACAGCCAATTGGTTCAGAGATCTCAACAAAAACATCCTCAAAAAATACAATCTCCTACCCCAACACTACAATGTGCTGAGAATTGTCAAAGGTAAATACCCAGATGCCAGCTGCCCTAGCGACATCAAAAGTGTGATGCTGGACAAAGGGCCGGACATCACCAGATTGATAGATAAGTTGGTCAGCATGGGTTACATCGAGAGATGTCTCAACCAAAGCAACCGCCGCAGCATGGACATTCGCATCAGCGACAAAGGAACACATGTACTCAAGGAAATGACCCAACTCATGGAGGCAGTACGAGATCAGCACTTTGGCCTGTCCGAAGAGGAGGCACTTACCTTGAGCCAGCTTCTTGACAAGGCGCGTCTATGA